tggtgaagtaaaacaaaacaaaatcttactGCTTTCTACCAGAATAAAAGTAAAGCTACTTTcacattttattcctttaaaaaatcagCTCATAGTTCTCTCAATACTATGAAAAGAACTGTAATGGCTGCGAATAGCTGAGCTTTTTACATATAAACATTCAAGTTTATTTCTTCTGATCACAAGTCTTAAAATAGGCATCATGTGCTTCTGCTCTTTGAAACTACACTGCGTTGCGTTTAATGCAAATTAGTAGGTTACCACAGTTCATGAGTCAAGATCAGATTGTTAGCATAATTGAATTTGGTTCCCAAGCTTACAGGTAAAAAGGAACTCTAGTTTCCGTTTGTTGTTAAAATATTCAGGGACCAATGCTTTGACAGGTTGTTTGTCAATGCATTTAATGAATTCTAGCCATCTATTCACTTCTCAGCTTCTTCCTTCTATATAGCGtagtatatttttctaaattcatCTTGCAAGAAAAACATCGCTTATGTATAACACAAAATCTGCATGAATTTacagaagtaaattaaaaaagctCTGCATTCTATATAAACTTCTGAAAGAGACATGTACAGTTCTTGCCCATCAGTCACGCAGATCAGAGCTATGTAGATATGTGTTGCAGACATTTCAAACTTTGGAATACTGTTTAAGGTACTTGGTATATTCAGTCATCACTCTTGATGAGGATATAGTAGAGGCTGAAGTTTTACAAAGGGCCATTCTTCAGGTGATTggctttcccctttttctttttttccacgtttttccccttctctttcctcttcactCCCCCCACCGCCCTCCCCCCgagtctttcaaaaataaaataaagacaataaaTAGCTGTGCAGGATATTTTCGTTAAAATTAAGTTGATTCTTCCTGAATGTGGATTAGTGTTCTCTGCAAAAAAGGCCAGCAACCGTAGCTAACCTACAGTATTTTGCAGAATGTAGGTTTTATTACTGtcatgttttgctttgcaggcttatttaaatttaacatttaataCTTTGTCAGAAGGAAGGAGGTTCCCAGGTTATGATCATTTAAAAATTGAGACTTATATTTTGTCCATCGTgtttgtctgcctttttttttttaatggttacCAACTCACACACTGTTAGCAGTAGTTGTTCATGTACTGATTTCAATGGTAGTAGGGTCAGGATATCTTgtgctaaaatgaaaacaaacataaattaAACAGTATTTAATCTGTCCATAATGGCATGCTAACTCTGATATTACTCTCCTGCTAAAGAATATGGAGCCCTTTCTAGTAGTTGGTTGAATGTGATAACCCCGCTGAattcaaaacttttatttatacgatgtttttatttaaaataatttgcaattcagattttatttatagttttcAATACTATAATAATTCTTTGAAGGTGTGTGGATATAGTGGATTTGAGTTTTATTGAACCATTCATTGAATCCCTTAAAAACATTACTTCCttgcaaagcaggagaaaagtCCTTATTCAGTAAGCAGACTATTAAAGAacaagaaagcagcagtgagtTTCAGAACatcacaaaaaagaaaatgcttgaaCTAGAAATAAGCTAGCCTATTTAAAGCTAACTAATTGGCAGAAATGCGGTAGTACAGCACTTTTTTGGACAGCAGGATTTTCAGCGATCatcttttaaaggttttttCTCGCTGTTTCTACAACTCAAGGTTCCGCCACGTGCTGAAGAAATCACCATTCCAGCTGATGTCACCCCTGAAAGAGTGCCAACCCACATAGTGGATTATTCAGGTAAGGACTACACAGTATAGTTATTGTTTGACTGATTTGCTATGGAATTGTTTATCCACTTCAGTAGCCTCTTCAACTGTCATACTGATATGGGACCAAAGCTACATGTAGGAAAAGACTAGGTTAAAGTAACAATTCATTGGATAAAACTAAATCGGATGATGGTGGCTGATCCTACTAATCCAAAGCCTAACAGTATCTGCTGTTGGTACTACCGTGTACACTACCGGAAGGATAGTGTTAGTGATATTCCAGTGAAGTTAGTGCTTTTAGTGTGACAGAGGTATGTACAGGTTCAGACACAGGTAGGTACTTTCATGGCATTCAAAATTGTTcattattttggggggaaaaatttACAAAGATGGAGGAGACTTTACATACCTTAAAttctctgtcttttaaaatttttgagtTTGGACATCTTATCATTTTGTGTCAGTTTcatgctttgtatttttggGTTTTGATACATTGCAATCTCTTTGATCTTACCGAATAGATGTACTAAATAGGCTCAGTATCAAGTTATGCTATCATAAATAAATGCAGCGGTTGCACGGCTAGACAAAAGTCCTTCCACAATTCGTAATGGGAGCCAAGGATTAGGCCATGTTAGCAGATTCCTTCCTGTCTTCTGTCTCCCAACACTGTTGAGCTAATATCTTCAGCGTGTTCCTTATttagaacaaacaaataatgctttttttttttttcatgagactTAGGCTTAAGTTTCTGGAGTGAGTTTCTTTTCTATCGgatgaaatatttcatagatTCAGTTAACAGAAGCTTGGTCTCACTAAAAATATTCATTGACTCTGCAATAAAATTAACGTGTTGTATTTTGTGGTAGAAGTTTACATTATAGAACAGATGGTGCTACTTACTGTCCCAGGAATGGGCTGTTGATATATGTAGGGGATGCAAACTGTAACTCATTCCAGAGAGAACCCGTCTACAAACataattattgcttttttaGAATATCTGCTGAAAAACCTATAAGCAACagactgtttctgttttgcaaattaATGGATCATTTTCACTGTAGTTATAGTAGAACCAATTTTTAGTGCATTTTATAAAAAGCCATTTAAATAACGAGCTTTTGCAAGGCTGTCTTACAAGCTTGGTGAAATATCTTAGTTCAGTTTCTTAaggctttcagttttcttcagaaaaatgtttagtATTAATGATTGTCTTGTTCTGTTGAATGCAGAAGCAGAGCAAAGTGATGAGCAGCTTTATCATGAAATATCACAGGTGAGTATTAATGTTTACTAGAAGATTTTTTCTGCTTCTAGagaagtttttccttttaatttttctgctttagatGGGCTTCAGTTTGAATTGTAGAAAAAAAGTCTCATGCTATTTCTTGCATGGCATTTCATTTAGTTCTGTTTTGTGCCCTTTGCTATAGTAAACCTTGCTCTAAATACGAAAATTGGGTACTACCACTGCTTTGGTGAACTGAGCTTAAGCTTTGTCCTGCCAAGCAAAAGGACAGAACTCAAGGATATTTTAATCAGTAGTCCaagaaattcttttttgttgttgttgtttaaagaaaaaagtttttctctcttctttcaggCTACAAAGTGCTTAAGTGAGTTAGAGATATGGTTTTTGACTAATGTTAGAactgttctttctcttcagtgttaTATTGGGTTCTTAATTGTCTCTGTTGCTCTAGAGACTGAACAATGGAATTCaacatctttcctttttattttaggcAAATGTGATTTGTATAGTATATGCTGTTAACAACAAAAATTCTATTGATAAGGTATGTTAACCCTTTTAATCTAATTATTGCTTGAAATGAATGCTAATTTTTGTCATGGTGAAACCTGTTAGATGTTTAAAATTCACAGGATAGTGTTTAAGGTCAAGTTGTTAAAATGTATCTGTGCACTCTCTTCTGGTCAATTTTGACATTTGggttttctgtccttttcagtGATGTTAGGAGTTGCTTATTAACCAActccagtttttatttctttattcttttgtgGGTAAATATGTGACTTCTTGGGAAAGTAGCAGTTGTAGTCAAGCTTGTGCACAGTTCAGTCATTAAAtttgaaactgtatttttcatgtttttgtttttttaaccccACTTTAGGTAACGAGTCGATGGATTCCTCTCATCAATGAAAGGACAGATAAAGATAGCAGGTGCATAAATAAAGTTGAGAAGTGTGAATTAGGCTGCACATTGATGGGTGTCAGTCAACAATGTTGAGGATGTTAATTGTTTAAGATAATCAAATTCTAAACTTAAAGTTTATATAAGAAGTTCAAGCAACAAGATATTTAAAGTATATAGGTCTGTTGTATGTTCCAGcaaagctgtttattttgaatttcataGCCAGCTTTTACCAggtgtttttatatttgtagTGATATAACCAGTTTTAACTACATGGTCTTTGAAGTTTTTCTACTGATGCTGGTTTTGTATGATAATTAAACGATTAGTTACTCTTGTGTTTAAGTGTGTTTTGGAAGTAACAGCAGGCAGTATATTTCTGTCTAAATGTATCTTAAATTAGTTACTCCAAACTGCAGTCATCTATTTTTGCCTACTGGCTGACAGTGATATTTAATTACATcatgaaaataatataatggCTTCTGGTGCAAAAGTAAAATAGGTCTTTCTATCCCTCTGTTTTTAAAGCTCTTAACCTTTtcttttggtgttgtttttagGCTGCCTCTTATATTAGTTGGAAACAAGTCTGACCTAGTGGAATACAGCAGTATGGAAACTATTCTTCCCATTATGAATCAATATACAGAGATAGAAACATGCGTAGAGGTGAGTAACTTTCTGACATTAGAATGAGTACTAAAAAATACATTCTCGCCAAGCACTTTTATGGcaaattttaaatagaaacatagaaacactgacttttttcattgttcaaaatacataattatttcaaatagaAGGGTCATTATCATGATGAGTTTGTATATTCTTTAGAGAAGAATACGCTATTGCATAATAAAATGTTGCTGGCAGACTGTTCTAGTATTTAGAGCCTCCTCAAATCTTTGCCTTTTAGCAAAATGTTAACGGTTAGCTTTGCATGTCTAATGTTAAACCAAAAAAATGTCTGCAAAGTACTAAATAGAATGGGTAAGTTTGGATATGTCTTTTTAAGTAGATACAGCTTTCTTATTGGCACGACAGCAAATTTGAGTGAGACCTCCTTTATTAATTATTGAATATATACGGGGACTAGgtgactttttttccaaaacagcatTGTACCCACAAGATGGGGCTAGAACTTTAAAAGCTTGATTCTTTGTTTAGATTTCAGAATAAATCACCAAATAGTtaagaaattagaaaataaatataagaatTTCTCTTCCAGTGTTCAGCCAAAAACTTGAAGAATATATCTGAGCTATTCTATTACGCACAGAAAGCTGTTCTACATCCTACAGGTCCTCTTTATTGCCCAGAGGAGAAAGAGGTATTTAtacatagatttttaaaaacaatatagggggaaaaaagataatTGCTTGAttgctctttccttttcagaagattttgcaattcctattttcttctgttacctTTCACCTGCCGTCCCCCAGTTGTCACGCATTAGATTCCAGAACCTGGTTACTGTTTTGTGTTGTATTAATCCCATCTGTCTTCCTTCTTTATTCAAAACAAGACAGTTTTGTATTTCCCAAATAAATTGCTAGGTAAAATGAGAAGCTTTGGTAATGGCATTAAGTcaaatgtaatattaaaaaaatcacgtGTTCAACTCCGTTGTCCTTTAGATACTCATTTCACAGTAACtccatttatttcaggaaatttACTCCAGACTTATCCTGATATAAGGGAAAGAACTTTTCTGAGCATCTTGTGAGGCTTTGGCAAAAGGGATCAAAAACAAGTaatgtgactttttaaaatattgtaggTAGTTAGCTCAGCATATTATGGAAGAGAAtagcttaaaatatatatatattttttatgggcaactataaataaaaatctagaaaCTTAACCCCCCTTGCATTACTGGGCAGTAGAAAAGTTGTCTCGATCATAAACACTTTGTTAAATAGGGAATGAGAGAATAACTCTTTTGATTTCTTCCATCAGAATCATCTTTGCGTTAGTAGTGTTGTGATATAATTGTtgtgctgaaatgtttttggtttttcaAAACCAATCTCTGTGCAATCTCTGTGACCTCTATGAAGAGAAGAGTCCATCACCACTCTAGTTGCTGGGAGAGAATTACCActgtctgttttccttcactTGGAAGGTATCCCAGCAATTCTTTTGTCGTAGTGGTAGTCCATATGATCAGTGCTTTGCCTGGTAGATGAATGAGCCCGGTGAAGATTTTCATTCTTTGATGTTTAAAACCTTCTGAAGCCGTAGCTAAAATGGTGGATATAGATAGCATGTTCATTTAGAAGAGTTGACTGTAGTTCTAGAGCTTTGCAAGGCACTGGGATAGCCAGGCCTTTATTTCCACCAAAAAATGTttggagtggggaaaaaaaaaataaccattccgttatttttaaagcattctgtAGCAATAAGACTGAACTTagtgaactgattttttttattaatagtcAAGAATTGCTACCTTCAGCTTGTGAAGAGATTGAGGCTCTTGTCATAATTGAATAGAAAGACATTTATTGTGAAATAAGTGTTTTAAATTTATGCATTTAAATTTGCTAGGTCaggatttgtttcctttctatttttgtgCTTGTGTGTGCAAATGTCTCCATTCTAAAAATATAGAATGAAGGCTAGTATTTGATTCAATGTGATCGAACTGCCTTGTGTAATTCAGTGTAATCTTTTTATGTTCAAGCCTAGAAAGATActgaactttgtttttattccttagATGAAACCTGCCTGTATTAAAGCACTCACTCGCATTTTTAGAATTTCTGATCAGGATAATGACGGGACTCTCAATGATGCAGAGCTCAACTTCTTTCAGGTAACACTGTTTTGCTTCCCTTTTCACTGTGTTTAATGATTAAACTCCTATAATGCTAGAAAAAGAAGTGCTTGTTTTTCAAGGGATTGTAGTAAAGTCAATCAGAAGGGAATCAGGCCTAAATATTAAGTCTCAGGTCCAGCCTAAAAGGGCAGAtatataaaaactgaaatagcgttaattttatttctatttgcaGTTCGAATTTTAGTTcaagagcaaaatgaaaaaaaaaattaaatgtacaaGACCcagtgcttgtttttaaaatcaaaattaaaaatgtttctatgcCTTTATTTCCAGTAAGAAATTAGATTGCCCTTTACTAGCTTATCAGAACCTTTAAGGCTGCGTTTTATACAGGACATGACATTTGTCTGCCTTAGTAGCTAGTGGTCCTAACAAGCTCTTTTGGTTTTTGTTAGAGAATTTGTTTTAATACGCCATTGGCACCTCAAGCTTTGGAAGATGTAAAGAATGTAGTTAGGAAAAACCTGAGTGATGGAGTTGCTGATAATGGATTAACATTAAAAGGTAAGCCTTACTTAACTCCTAACAGATGTGTGTTACAAAGTTGATAATGGTTTTTATGTAAAGAAGCAAGTCTTTGGGAATATGATCTCTACCTTGATTCTTTTAGATAAGAGCTGGATGTAGTGTCAGTATGATATTAAGGAATGATTAAACTCAGGAAGAATGGGGGTGGATAAAATAAGGTCTCTTACTCATGGTTGCAGAAGTTTGGAAATCAAATATCTAAAATAAGTACAGTGATTCAAAAGAGATTTTATCCTAGGTAATCTTGTAGCTTCTCTCCAGGCTTACTGGTTGCAACACTTGGCGGAAAGGTGTGGTTTCTGACATCGTTTTAACACTGTGTTTTACAGATTTGCTCAGAGCATATGGCAAAAGTGAAAGGAGAAGAAGTGTTTTCTGAGCATCAGTGTAACTGCTTTACTTGTGAAGCTTACATATGTAATAGGACTAGTGAGAAATTGTAAAGTGTGGGAATCTTAAGGCATAGCCTTACTAAGCAGCGAAATCTCAGTGTTCATTAAGCTTGGAAAGTGCTAAACCAAAATCCTACTCACCTATTTTGGTATAGAAAAATTAAAGGCAGTCTTCCATGAGACTGCTCTCCAGGCttctttttaagtgttttgctTACTATTTTGAGTTGTTGAAAATATTGTCCTTATTTTTATACATCTAAGTTCTTCTAAAATGCTGGTATTGGAAGAAGCAAactgcaacagaaaaacaagtggGTTGTTTTAAGGAAACAGTTACTTGAAAGATGCTTTTACAAATAACATGATTTCTGAACCCGCCATCTAGGTAGATTATTCTGTAATGTCATACAAGTGGTTTAAAATCCGagtatttcttgttttcagtctgatgctgattctattaaaaatacttaGAGCAGATAAAGTCTTTCAGGCCCTTAAGATTTTATCATTTgattttaggttttctttttctacacaCACTTTTCATTCAGCGAGGAAGGCATGAAACAACTTGGACTGTTTTACGTCGCTTTGGATATGACGATGACTTAGAGCTTACACCAGAGTACTTGTTTCCTCTGTATGTATCACTTGTTTGAGCTTTCTTTAGCTTACACGCATTTAATTTATGCTGCCTTTGTGGCAGGAGGGAAGGCTTATTGTAAAGTGTTTATTTAAAGCTTATTGTTACATTAATTATCTCCCTTACTTTACAACCTATCAGCCAAAATCTTCATGTGACTGAAAATTACAGAGGAAGAACTCCTGTCTCATTGTGCCAGATCATGCATTGCTATCtctcttttttaagaaagacaTGGCAAAAGAGACTCTTAATACAAGACTACAACATGGATCTGAGCAGCTGCTTTATTGTATGTAGCACCAAATCAGAAAAGgctttttagtatttttctggCACTGGAGAGCCTTTGAAAATTCCCAAAATAGAAGTTAAGAGATCAAGTAATTCTCTGGCTTTTTCTGAAAAGTGTAACTATAtacttttccttaaaacaaaacacaaccctGGTGACTAAATATCATGTAATATAAAGACAGTCACTCAAAATTTTAGAATTCCTAATAAAAAGTATGTGCTTTGATCTCTTTAAAGAGAAATTGTTAAAACTATATGCAACAGTTAAATACCAAATGTTGTAATtctaaaattctttattttgaattaaaacatTCTGCATTTTGTAAATTCACTTAAcagttcttgtttgtttttgttttcaataaatagGCTAAAAATTCCTCCAGACTGCACAACAGAATTAAATCATCATGCGTACttgtttctccaaagcatttttGATAAGCATGATTTGGTAAGCTTTTAATTTGAGTGTGTGTATACGTTCTTATATTTCAGAGCCTTAGTTTGCAAGCAATTTTATTATCAGAAAGTGTGTTTTGGTCATTGTCATTTCATTCAGAAACTGGCTATGGCTTAAGATGTGGTCAAAACTGGTCTGTTGTTTATAAGATATTTCTGTCTACAAGGAGAGAATGCAAATATAGTTGTACTACCagtctttttttaaactagcCTATGTATTTagtcttgtttaaaaacaagaacagacGTCAAAAGAAAGCAAGTTCTGTTCTTTTATAGCCAGTTTCCTGAATTTTGCAAGTGTACAGACAAAAAGTACCAATTTAGAATAGATATGAATTAAGTGCTATTTATGTCTAATGCCATATGCTTGTTTTTAGGATAGAGATTGTGCTTTGTCTCCTGATGAATTGAAAGATTTGTTCAAAGTCTTCCCGTATATGCCATGGGGGCCTGATGTTAACAACACTGTTTGTACAAATGAAAGAGGGTGGATTACATACCAAGGGTTTCTCTCTCAGTGGACGTAAGTGTGTTACATTGCATTTTGGTATTTGAGAACTTTGGGTATGCTAATTTGTAGAATCCTCtagaaaatgtggaagaaagAGTGGAAGTTTAATAGTTGAAAATTAACATAAGCAATGAAGTTTATATAACTATCTAGTGGCCTGAATTTCAGATAACTGTTACGTGTTCAGGATTTGACCGGCATTCAGTGCTAACTATGAtgaaatgtctttaaaatttGTATATGTCTCTGAAacttatcaaaatatttttctgttgttttgacCATGTTTCATTGTTCTGCTCTTTTAGAGTTGTTAAGAATAATACTGTTTGGTAATAAGGGTTTTTTCCTATTGAAGACATAGAGAATGAGGAGAATGttattctgaggaaaaaaaaatatgatttaagtTCATGGGCGGCAGCAAGTACTGCTTTCATAAGAGTTTTGCTTGTTGAAGTTACCACTGTTTACCTCCAGAATCTTGTGTGCTTCGGTACTGCATGGTACTGAGACTATTACTATCATGTCAATCTggagacaggaggaaaaaattgtttcagtACTGCAGAGAATTGGTATTACAGATACTAACAATTTAGTAACTCCTTTTGCCCCCTCTACTAGACTGACCACGTACTTAGATGTACAGCGTTGCCTGGAGTACCTGGGTTATTTAGGCTACTCGATACTTGCAGAACAGGAATCTCAAGCATCAGCAATTACAggtaattaaaaagaagtggATATGTTACGCTTTAGGAGTTTAAACTTAGAGTTCTGCTCAAGAATACATTGCTTAAATGTCCTTTTTCACTTCATTCTCTCTTACTTTCTGCTCAAGACAAACTTTTGGTTTGAtatttttgagaatattttgtgtgctttataaGCTACTTGTCCATTTacattaaatgttttcatgtaCATCCACACGTGcattttgtgaaaaatatttgtattttctcaaaAGTAACAAGAGATAAAAAGATAGACCTCCAgaaaaaacagactcagagaaatgttttccGATGCAATGTTATTGGAATGAAGGGCTGTGGGAAAAGTGGAGTTCTTCAGGCTCTTCTTGGAAGAAACCTAATAGTAAGGAACCCTTTGCTTATATTCACACACAAATGTTGTTAATTTTACACAACAAAACCCAGTTGACAGAGTTTTACTGTTTATTACTGAGTTTGGAgattatagatttatttttttttaagattagcAAATAGACAAATTGATACTGCATGCATAATTATTTGTATATCTTGGATTACAGCTATGTGTGGACTTGCAAAATAAACCACagattactgtaatttttattcattaataaGTGGAGTAAACCAGTTATTCAAATCTAACTGAAAGGTGAAAGTTGCTATGACCTAAcctgaaattctgcattttcagaGGCAGAGGCAAATACGTGCAGAACACAAATCTTACTATGCCATTAATACAGTCTATGTGTATGGACAGGAAAAATACTTGCTGGTAAGGTTGCCTCGTTGTTAATCATAAAGTTCAGTGAACTATAGAAAGCCATCTGCAAACAAATACAAggaatttttgctttaattgtTTCTACTTCCTAAACATAATTTCTTCCGTGTCCTcttcccccatttttttcaggctgaaataatttctgatttttaagatGTTGCCAATACTCTAAACTGAATATGTTCAGGATCtgttatttttgaaactttcactaaattttaaagaaagcactCCATTAAGCAATCTACCTATTTAGAATATAAGAATCTGTCAGGTGGGGTGATTAGAATGGCTATCGTTAATCTTCAGTGGCTGAAATACTTCCTTTAAGGGCTTGCTGTATGGTAGTTTTACTTCATGataatatatttctttgttttccaagaGTCCTCTGCTCTTTGATTTTCCTATGTAGAATGAATGCCGGTTTCTGTGGGAATCTAAGACTTTGTGTTAGAAggaaatgtaacttttttttactgAGGTTGTGATTGTCTGCAGATGCGATGTTAACAGCTCACATATGTTGACTCCATTGGtaaatttctcttctttttcattaattctGCCTATTGTCAGTCCATTAATTCTAAAGATACATAACAATGAGCTGtaaaaatcacaagaaaaagaaagttataAAATTCCTTTAACTGCATAATGGCaaagttttttctctttttccagctaCATGATGTCAGTGACTCTGAATTTTTAACTGATGCTGAGACCATATGCGATGCTGTCTGCCTGGTATATGATGTCAGTAACCCTAAGTCCTTTGAGTACTGTGCCAGGATTTTTAaggtttgtgtattttttcatatacgtgtgtatgtatgtattctcgtattaaaaatatataaataaaaataatgttcacTGATGAGTACTCATTTTCAATTATTGGTCCCATACGCCATGTTCTAGTgcttaaaagacattttatttatgcGTGCTGGTTATATACGGCTGATGcattaaaaatgccattttgatATTAATACAAAAGTAAGGTCTActtgtgtatatataaaatattctgcttctAGAAGTGCTTGACGTCAGTGCAATTAATATATCTTAATGCTGTTGCAAAGTTTTATTTAGGCTGTTCCAGGTTGGATATAACATATAATGcctctttctttaaatttgCAGCAACACTTCATGGATAGCAGAATACCATGCTTAGTGGTAGCTGCAAAGTCTGACTTGCATGAAGTCAGACAGGAATATAGTATTTCTCCTGCCGAATTCTGCAGGAAACACAAAATGCCTCCGCCTCAAGCCTTTACTTGTAATACTGTTGATGTGCCGAGTAAGGATATCTTTGTTAAACTGACAACTATGGCAATGTATCCGTAAGTACTTGAACCATTCTGGTTTTTTTCGTATTGCATGGATCACGCACAATAGCACTGCTTGTCATTGTTAGCCATGAGGATGGAACTCGCCTCACTGAGATTTAGCAACAGAGAGAGACATAAGTGACTTTTGTAGAACTTGAAATTATGTCAAATTGAGAAAGTTGGTACAAATCCAATATATAAAACGGTCAGCTGTTGTGGTAacgtatttttaaaagaatacacTATTTCATACAGCTCAAGTTACGTTTTTAGGTATATCTGTTCAATGAATATGTAGGGTTCTGTTCTGTCATTGTTATGGATGCATCACTCAATATCTCACTATTCATATCTTGATATTTTTAAGATAATTGTGAATAAGTTGTACTGTAATTCTTGATAATAGCTCAACTTTACAGTTGTTTACAAGTAATTACACTCTTTTGTGAACAAGTTTCCCCCAATGCACTGcttgaagcttttttttattatttttggtgtGCTTATTATTGTTTGCTTCAGTCCACAAATCTgattgcttttactttttttaatataacttcTGTATAAATACCTTTTTGGCTTCAGATACAATATACTTAAGCTCACGTGCTTTTTCACTACATATCTCACTGTTGCTAAGCTCACTTTGCATCTCTTTTTTTGGTGGGTGGAGCTTTTAATGTGATTAACTAGATAAATCTTACAGCAGACGGAGTCTAGTATGACAGCTGacatttgctttaaattaaaCAGAACTAAT
The genomic region above belongs to Anser cygnoides isolate HZ-2024a breed goose chromosome 19, Taihu_goose_T2T_genome, whole genome shotgun sequence and contains:
- the RHOT1 gene encoding mitochondrial Rho GTPase 1 isoform X2, which produces MKKDVRILLVGEPRVGKTSLIMSLVSEEFPEEVPPRAEEITIPADVTPERVPTHIVDYSEAEQSDEQLYHEISQANVICIVYAVNNKNSIDKVTSRWIPLINERTDKDSRLPLILVGNKSDLVEYSSMETILPIMNQYTEIETCVECSAKNLKNISELFYYAQKAVLHPTGPLYCPEEKEMKPACIKALTRIFRISDQDNDGTLNDAELNFFQRICFNTPLAPQALEDVKNVVRKNLSDGVADNGLTLKGFLFLHTLFIQRGRHETTWTVLRRFGYDDDLELTPEYLFPLLKIPPDCTTELNHHAYLFLQSIFDKHDLDRDCALSPDELKDLFKVFPYMPWGPDVNNTVCTNERGWITYQGFLSQWTLTTYLDVQRCLEYLGYLGYSILAEQESQASAITVTRDKKIDLQKKQTQRNVFRCNVIGMKGCGKSGVLQALLGRNLIRQRQIRAEHKSYYAINTVYVYGQEKYLLLHDVSDSEFLTDAETICDAVCLVYDVSNPKSFEYCARIFKQHFMDSRIPCLVVAAKSDLHEVRQEYSISPAEFCRKHKMPPPQAFTCNTVDVPSKDIFVKLTTMAMYPHARLRCMCACNRCTFCICQNFLNSDLLQSVKNKLFTAVLNRHVTQADLKSSTFWLRASFGATVFAVLGFAMYKALLKQR
- the RHOT1 gene encoding mitochondrial Rho GTPase 1 isoform X1, producing the protein MKKDVRILLVGEPRVGKTSLIMSLVSEEFPEEVPPRAEEITIPADVTPERVPTHIVDYSEAEQSDEQLYHEISQANVICIVYAVNNKNSIDKVTSRWIPLINERTDKDSRLPLILVGNKSDLVEYSSMETILPIMNQYTEIETCVECSAKNLKNISELFYYAQKAVLHPTGPLYCPEEKEMKPACIKALTRIFRISDQDNDGTLNDAELNFFQRICFNTPLAPQALEDVKNVVRKNLSDGVADNGLTLKGFLFLHTLFIQRGRHETTWTVLRRFGYDDDLELTPEYLFPLLKIPPDCTTELNHHAYLFLQSIFDKHDLDRDCALSPDELKDLFKVFPYMPWGPDVNNTVCTNERGWITYQGFLSQWTLTTYLDVQRCLEYLGYLGYSILAEQESQASAITVTRDKKIDLQKKQTQRNVFRCNVIGMKGCGKSGVLQALLGRNLIRQRQIRAEHKSYYAINTVYVYGQEKYLLLHDVSDSEFLTDAETICDAVCLVYDVSNPKSFEYCARIFKQHFMDSRIPCLVVAAKSDLHEVRQEYSISPAEFCRKHKMPPPQAFTCNTVDVPSKDIFVKLTTMAMYPHARLRCMCACNRCTFCICQNFLNSDLLQSVKNKLFTAVLNRLRPYIDELGAMLLADEESSIMQQVHAVNFVEDSIFMESSLGPRLLEDRHVTQADLKSSTFWLRASFGATVFAVLGFAMYKALLKQR
- the RHOT1 gene encoding mitochondrial Rho GTPase 1 isoform X3; this translates as MKKDVRILLVGEPRVGKTSLIMSLVSEEFPEEVPPRAEEITIPADVTPERVPTHIVDYSEAEQSDEQLYHEISQANVICIVYAVNNKNSIDKVTSRWIPLINERTDKDSRLPLILVGNKSDLVEYSSMETILPIMNQYTEIETCVECSAKNLKNISELFYYAQKAVLHPTGPLYCPEEKEMKPACIKALTRIFRISDQDNDGTLNDAELNFFQRICFNTPLAPQALEDVKNVVRKNLSDGVADNGLTLKGFLFLHTLFIQRGRHETTWTVLRRFGYDDDLELTPEYLFPLLKIPPDCTTELNHHAYLFLQSIFDKHDLDRDCALSPDELKDLFKVFPYMPWGPDVNNTVCTNERGWITYQGFLSQWTLTTYLDVQRCLEYLGYLGYSILAEQESQASAITVTRDKKIDLQKKQTQRNVFRCNVIGMKGCGKSGVLQALLGRNLIRQRQIRAEHKSYYAINTVYVYGQEKYLLLHDVSDSEFLTDAETICDAVCLVYDVSNPKSFEYCARIFKQHFMDSRIPCLVVAAKSDLHEVRQEYSISPAEFCRKHKMPPPQAFTCNTVDVPSKDIFVKLTTMAMYPHARLRCMCACNRCTFCICQNFLNSDLLQSVKNKLFTAVLNRCSFVFVWLALNLFLLHCFTSF